The DNA sequence CCGACATTAACTCGGTGGGAGAGAAGAACTTCGAGTGGGTGGTGGAAGCCGCCGCCAACATGGCCATTGCCCGCGCCCAGGCCCAGAAGCCCGGCCAGGATAACCTCACCTGGGGCACTTTCGTGCACCCGCACCGCGCCCGTAGCGGGGCCCCCACCGAGTTCACGATGGCCAACGCCCCCACCCCCACGCCCAAAAAGCCTGCTGCGCCTAAAGCGGCGGCGGCCCCCAAGGCCGATGGGGCACCCAAAAAACCCGCCGCCAAAAAACCGGCACCCAAAAAACCCGAATAATTCGGCTTGCCACGGGGCCCCGGGCACGCCGGCGGGGCCCCGTGGCAAGTTGCCAGGCATTGGTTATCAGTTGTTAGCAGGCCTATAACCCACTGACTAACAATTGACAAATCGCTTTTTTTTGCACGGCCCCTTAGTCATTTCTTCCTCCTTTTTCTACTTCGCCCACCATGCCGCTGCCCACGTTTACCCTCGGCATCGAGGAAGAATTTCAGACCATCGACCCCGACACGCGGGAGTTGCGCTCGCACATGTCCAAGATCGTGGAAAACGGCAAAATCACGCTCCTTGAGCAGGTGAAGGCCGAAATGCACGAGTCCGTAGTGGAGGTCGGCACCAACATTTGCCAGAATATCCACGAGGCCCGCACCGAGGTGCTGCATCTGCGCCGCCAGGTCATTGAGCTGGCCGGCAATGTGGGGCTGCGCATCGGCGCGGCGGGTACCCACCCGTTTTCGCGCTGGCAAGACCAGCCCATCACACCCGATGCCCGCTACGACAAAATTGTGGAGGAATTGCAGGAGGCTGCCCGGTCCAACCTCGTGTTTGGGATGCACGTGCACGTGGGCATCGAAAACCGCGACATCGGCGTGTACATGATGAACGCGCTGCGCTACTTCCTGCCCCACTTGTTTGCGCTGAGCACCAACTCGCCGTTTTGGGAAGGACGCGAAACGGGTTATAAGTCGTTCCGCACCAAGGTGTTCGAGCGGTTTCCGCGCACCGGCATCCCGGGGTATTTCACGAGCGCCAGCGACTACGACGAATTTATTCAGCTGCTGATCAAGACCGGCTGCATCGACAACGGCAAGAAAATCTGGTGGGATTTGCGCCTGCACCCGTTCTTCGACACCATTGAGTACCGCATCTGCGACATGATGATGCGCCCCGACGAAACCATCGCCGTGGCCGCCATCATGCAGGCCCTGGTGGCAAAAATTTACAAGCTCAAGCGCCAGAACCTCAACTTCCGCCTCTACCGCAGCGCCCTTATCAAGGAAAATAAGTGGCGCGCCGCCCGCTACGGCCTCGATGGTACCATGATTGACTTTGGCAAGCAGCAAGAAGTACCTACCCGGGCCCTGATTCTGGAGCTGCTCGACTTTGTGGACGATGTCCTCGACGAGTTGGGCAGCCGCCACGAGGTAGAATACATCCTGAAAATGATGGAAATGGGCAGCGGTGCCGACCGCCAGCTGGCCGTGTTCCGCGAAACCGGCGACCTCACCAAGGTCGTGGACTACATCCTGGCCGAAACCATGCACGGGTTGTAATTTTGGGGCTTTACTAAACCAGAACGCCAGCCACTCAGTTGGCGTTTCTGTTTATCCCACTCCACGCGTTGTCGTTGATTACCAAATTCTTCGTTTTCATGCCTACCATTCGTTTAGCTATTCTGGATATGTATATGGGCGCAGCCAATGAGGGCATGCGCTGCATTCGCCAGCTCATCCGCCGCGCCGAGGCCGAACACGGTATTCATTTCGCCACCGA is a window from the Hymenobacter nivis genome containing:
- a CDS encoding carboxylate-amine ligase; translated protein: MPTFTLGIEEEFQTIDPDTRELRSHMSKIVENGKITLLEQVKAEMHESVVEVGTNICQNIHEARTEVLHLRRQVIELAGNVGLRIGAAGTHPFSRWQDQPITPDARYDKIVEELQEAARSNLVFGMHVHVGIENRDIGVYMMNALRYFLPHLFALSTNSPFWEGRETGYKSFRTKVFERFPRTGIPGYFTSASDYDEFIQLLIKTGCIDNGKKIWWDLRLHPFFDTIEYRICDMMMRPDETIAVAAIMQALVAKIYKLKRQNLNFRLYRSALIKENKWRAARYGLDGTMIDFGKQQEVPTRALILELLDFVDDVLDELGSRHEVEYILKMMEMGSGADRQLAVFRETGDLTKVVDYILAETMHGL